A stretch of the Argentina anserina chromosome 6, drPotAnse1.1, whole genome shotgun sequence genome encodes the following:
- the LOC126799967 gene encoding vacuolar protein sorting-associated protein 54, chloroplastic-like — protein MVTENLDAIHSSSETNHTGVARSNSSSDVVDTRPTITEQQIKRTSSTDLSTDITGLSKSTSADGAEKNKADVTNSVAQNNHSNMKERGKSTSQTLSYKGVGFHMVNCGLILTKMLSEYIDMNNFFPVLSSEVVHRIVEILKFFNTRTCQLVLGASAMQVSGLKSITSKHLALASQVISFTYAIIPVGYYN, from the exons ATGGTAACTGAGAACCTGGATGCTATCCATAGTAGTTCGGAAACAAACCACACTGGGGTGGCCAGAAGCAACAGTAGTTCAGATGTGGTGGATACAAGACCAACAATCACAGAACAGCAAATTAAGCGAACTAGTTCAACTGACTTATCTACGGATATAACTGGACTGAGTAAGTCTACTTCTGCTGATGGAGCTGAAAAAAATAAGGCTGATGTTACGAATTCTGTGGCTCAGAACAACCATAGCAACATGAAGGAGAGGGGAAAATCAACTTCCCAAACCCTTTCGTACAAAGGTGTTGGTTTTCACATGGTGAACTG TGGACTGATATTGACAAAGATGTTGTCAGAGTACATTGATATGAACAACTTTTTTCCAGTACTGTCCTCAGAAGTTGTTCATCGCATcgttgaaattttaaaatttttcaaTACAAGAACATGTCAGCTTGTTCTTGGTGCTAGTGCCATGCAG GTATCTGGTCTGAAGTCAATCACCTCTAAACACTTGGCCTTGGCAAGTCAAGTCATTAGTTTCACATATGCTATTATTCCCGTAGGTTATTATAACTAA